The Coffea eugenioides isolate CCC68of chromosome 8, Ceug_1.0, whole genome shotgun sequence genome has a segment encoding these proteins:
- the LOC113780810 gene encoding U-box domain-containing protein 35 — MAPHSGTSSDESTTNNLTAVTIDRDKNSASAVKWAVEHLLLTDHSIILIHVKIRNPQPRRYPLFLAYDTYGEVANAYNASGSTDEQQLFKPSRLYCARKGIKVKEVLLEGVDVSKAILDYISDNHIKNIVLGASSRNPIARKFWTHDVPTIVNKAAPDFCSVYVIAKGKKLSFRPAVRSKSTPVTPKQESARNQSPIRFNHSEPEDLSRALSRREEQKGVGPAKVWPPAALPFGSMENIDISFVAKSNVPSRNSLSTSDSDSTAPFHFGPMEAIIKNVDFANMLDAANSGSSGSSSLEAEMNRLKLELKQTLEMYNTACKEALSAKQKAKELDRWKMEEALKIEQARHSGESAVAIVEMEKAKRRAAIEAAEKAQKLADIEAQRRKHAEEKAKREAEGKSRALKILSQNDCRCRKYTIEDIEIATNKFSSSSKIGEGGYGPVYKGKLDHTPVAIKILRPDAAQGRKQFQQEVEVLSSIRHPNMVLLLGACPEYGCLVYEYMNYGSLEDRLFRKGNTPPIPWAFRFKIAADIATGLLFLHQTKPEPLVHRDLKPANILLDQNFVCKISDVGLARLVPASVADTVTQYHMTSAAGTFCYIDPEYQHTGELGTKSDIYSLGVLLLQIITARPPMGLTHHVERAIEEGRFADLLDPTVPEWPVEDALSFAKLALQCVELRKKDRPDLGSVIVPELSRLKELGMNSMFNNS; from the exons ATGGCTCCTCATAGTGGCACAAGCTCTGATGAATCCACCACCAACAATCTCACCGCGGTGACCATTGATAGGGACAAGAACAGTGCATCAGCTGTCAAATGGGCTGTTGAGCATCTCTTGTTAACAGATCATTCAATCATTCTGATCCATGTTAAGATCAGAAATCCACAACCTCGTAGGTACCCTCTCTTTTTGGCTTATGATACAT ACGGTGAGGTTGCTAATGCATATAATGCATCAGGGAGTACGGATGAGCAGCAGCTTTTCAAACCATCCCGCCTGTATTGCGCACGTAAAGGG ATTAAAGTGAAAGAAGTACTCCTTGAAGGCGTAGATGTTTCCAAGGCAATTCTGGACTATATTTCTGACAATCACATTAAAAATATTGTTCTTGGTGCATCGTCAAGAAATCCCATTGCAAg GAAGTTTTGGACTCATGATGTGCCAACAATTGTCAACAAGGCTGCCCCTGATTTCTGTTCTGTGTATGTAATCGCAAAAGGCAAGAAGCTATCTTTTCGACCTGCTGTAAGATCTAAGTCGACTCCTGTAACTCCTAAACAAGAATCTGCAAGAAACCAGTCTCCCATCAGGTTTAATCACAGTGAACCTGAGGATCTTTCTAG GGCATTATCTAGGAGAGAAGAGCAAAAGGGAGTGGGGCCTGCGAAAGTGTGGCCTCCTGCAGCTCTTCCGTTTGGATCAATGGAGAATATTGATATTTCGTTCGTTGCAAAAAGTAATGTACCCAGTCGCAATAGCCTCTCCACCAGTGATAGTGATTCCACTGCACCATTTCACTTTGGACCGATGGAGGCAATTATTAAAAATGTAGATTTTGCTAACATGCTGGATGCTGCAAACAGTGGAAGTTCTGGATCATCTTCA CTTGAAGCTGAAATGAATAGACTAAAACTCGAGCTCAAACAGACTCTGGAAATGTACAATACAGCTTGCAAGGAAGCTCTCTCAGCCAAACAAAAG GCTAAAGAGCTCGACAGATGGAAAATGGAAGAAGCCCTGAAGATTGAGCAAGCCCGACATTCTGGAGAGTCAGCTGTCGCGATTGTTGAGATGGAGAAGGCTAAACGTAGAGCTGCCATTGAAGCGGCTGAGAAGGCTCAAAAGTTAGCTGATATTGAAGCACAAAGAAGAAAGCATGCTGAGGAAAAGGCCAAGCGAGAAGCAGAAGGAAAGTCTAGAGCACTGAAAATTCTATCACAAAATGATTGTCGTTGCAGAAAATACACCATTGAGGATATAGAAATTGCCACCAATAAATTCTCAAGTTCATCAAAAATCGGGGAAGGTGGTTATGGTCCTGTTTATAAAGGTAAACTTGATCATACTCCAGTTGCCATTAAGATTCTGAGACCTGATGCTGCACAAGGAAGGAAGCAAttccaacaagag GTAGAGGTCCTGAGCAGCATTAGACACCCAAATATGGTTCTCCTCTTGGGTGCATGTCCTGAATATGGATGCTTGGTATACGAATATATGAACTATGGAAGTTTGGAAGATAGGCTATTTCGCAAAGGTAACACACCACCCATACCATGGGCATTTCGGTTTAAAATTGCAGCTGATATTGCCACTGGCCTTCTATTCCTTCACCAGACAAAACCAGAGCCTCTTGTGCATCGGGACCTTAAACCTGCCAACATCCTTTTAGATCAAAATTTCGTTTGTAAAATTAGTGATGTTGGCTTGGCACGTTTGGTTCCAGCCTCCGTAGCCGATACTGTAACACAATATCACATGACTTCGGCTGCTGGGACATTTTGTTATATAGATCCTGAATACCAGCATACAGGCGAATTAGGGACAAAGTCGGATATATACTCTCTCGGGGTATTGTTACTCCAGATTATCACTGCAAGGCCTCCAATGGGGCTCACACATCACGTCGAGAGGGCCATAGAAGAAGGAAGATTTGCAGATTTGTTAGATCCAACAGTCCCGGAATGGCCTGTCGAGGATGCTCTAAGCTTTGCAAAATTAGCGTTGCAGTGTGTTGAGCTTAGGAAGAAGGATAGACCAGATCTTGGATCTGTTATAGTTCCAGAGCTTAGTCGGTTGAAAGAACTTGGTATGAACAGCATGTTTAACAACTCTTAG
- the LOC113780809 gene encoding pollen-specific leucine-rich repeat extensin-like protein 4, which translates to MLLSRVLSSITRKWFLLLCSLMLAKAIKCDDQPPPGTPASASLICVSDCGTCPVICSPPPSPVNPKPPPSSPPGPLLTPPTPPVHHYSPPQNYYFHAPPPSLLPKPLPPESSPPPPPPPLPLPPPPPPPSYISWGNAAPPPHFNYFGGGGGNVPSIQVPPGVGQRNYSYPYYYFYSSKSSSFALPGSSLSVLLLLLHALYYT; encoded by the coding sequence ATGTTGCTTTCCAGAGTTCTTTCATCTATTACAAGAAAATGGTTTCTATTGCTTTGTTCTCTCATGCTTGCTAAAGCTATCAAATGTGATGATCAACCTCCACCAGGCACTCCAGCATCAGCAAGTTTGATATGCGTTAGTGACTGTGGAACATGTCCTGTCATATGTTCACCACCACCATCGCCAGTGAATCCAAAGCCACCACCATCTTCCCCACCTGGGCCTCTGCTGACACCGCCAACACCACCAGTGCACCACTACTCGCCTCCACAAAATTATTACTTTCATGCACCACCACCCTCATTGCTTCCAAAGCCATTGCCTCCTGAATCCTCgccacctccacctccacctccactTCCACttccacctccacctccaccaccaTCTTATATTTCATGGGGTAATGCAGCTCCTCCACCTCATTTCAATTATTTTGGAGGCGGCGGGGGAAACGTTCCTTCTATTCAGGTACCTCCTGGTGTGGGACAGCGCAACTACTCTTACCCTTACTACTACTTCTATTCCTCGAAATCATCATCTTTTGCTCTGCCCGGCTCATCCCTTTCTGTTTTGTTGCTGTTACTTCACGCCTTGTACTATACTTAG